The following coding sequences lie in one Anguilla anguilla isolate fAngAng1 chromosome 14, fAngAng1.pri, whole genome shotgun sequence genomic window:
- the LOC118212263 gene encoding RGM domain family member B-like has translation MGMGKSGFCYPGADRLINAASICLVSLALISWVEKGECQAQYSQCHIQKCTTSFVSLTSLLNPSLHGFDTEFCKALRAYSACTQHTSRSCRGNLVFHSATLGISDLMTQRNCSRDGPTSATRLEAPTEPCDYHSRQHGSGAREGSHPGYLFCGLFGDPHLRTFKDDFQTCKVEGAWPLIDNNYLSVQVTNIPVVAGSHATATIKITMIFKPHQDCTDQKVYQAQTDDLPAAFMDGTVSGGGSNGHSLWIVEKAAGRHVEVRAGYIGTTVIVRQLGRYLTLAARVPREVAMAFDESQDLQLCVNGCPSAERIDQGGRLPLPERSPRWAGPQHQYRQLHPRANQGLVAAPRSSVTLEAAVMACQVQLEVKDIYFHSCVFDLLTTGDSDFISAAYNALKDMETLHPMRDRWQIFPRSYSPGPSHLHHRLFLLCSLFFMFLFDFLK, from the exons GGGAGTGCCAAGCACAATACTCTCAGTGCCACATTCAGAAGTGCACCACAAGCTTTGtctccctcacctccctcctcAACCCGTCCCTGCATGGCTTCGACACTGAGTTCTGCAAGGCGCTCCGGGCCTACTCCGCCTGCACCCAGCACACATCCAGGAGCTGCCGCGGCAACCTGGTGTTCCACTCGGCCACGCTGGGCATCAGCGACCTCATGACCCAGCGCAACTGCTCCAGGGACGGGCCTACCTCCGCCACCCGCCTGGAGGCCCCTACGGAGCCCTGTGACTACCACAGCCGCCAGCATGGCTCGGGGGCAAGAGAGGGCTCTCACCCCGGCTACCTCTTCTGTGGCCTCTTTGGGGATCCCCACCTTAGGACCTTTAAGGATGACTTTCAAACCTGTAAGGTTGAGGGAGCATGGCCCCTCATTGACAACAACTACCTGTCAGTGCAGGTAACAAACATTCCTGTTGTAGCAGGTTCCCATGCCACAGCAACCATTAAG ATCACAATGATATTCAAACCACACCAGGACTGCACGGACCAGAAGGTGTACCAGGCTCAGACAGACGACCTGCCGGCCGCTTTTATGGATGGCACAGTGAGTGGGGGCGGCAGCAATGGCCACAGCCTCTGGATTGTGGAAAAGGCAGCTGGGCGGCACGTGGAGGTCCGCGCGGGTTACATCGGAACCACGGTGATCGTGCGGCAGCTGGGTCGCTACCTGACGCTGGCAGCCCGCGTGCCCAGGGAGGTGGCCATGGCCTTCGACGAGAGCCAGGACCTGCAGCTCTGCGTGAACGGCTGCCCCTCGGCCGAGCGCATCGACCAGGGCGGGCGCCTCCCCCTGCCGGAACGGAGTCCTCGCTGGGCCGGCCCCCAGCACCAGTATCGTCAGCTGCACCCCAGGGCCAATCAGGGCCTCGTGGCAGCCCCACGTAGCAGCGTCACCTTGGAAGCCGCCGTGATGGCGTGCCAGGTGCAGCTGGAGGTCAAGGACATCTACTTCCATTCCTGTGTGTTTGACCTCCTCACCACCGGAGACAGCGACTTCATCTCTGCTGCCTACAATGCCTTAAAGGATATGGAGACACTCCACCCTATGAGGGATCGCTGGCAGATTTTCCCCAGGTCCTACTCCCCTGGTCCTAGTCATCTCCACCACAGACTatttctcctctgctctctcttttttatgtttttgtttgactttCTAAAGTGA